The following coding sequences lie in one Metallumcola ferriviriculae genomic window:
- the rho gene encoding transcription termination factor Rho, whose protein sequence is MNISDLEGKTMAELLKVARGLEVSGYSKLRKKELIFEILKAKTEKDGHLFAQGVLEILPDGYGFLRPFAYLPSNDDIYVSPSQIRRFDLRTGDLVAGQVRPPKDMERYFALLRVETVNNLDPELSQERLHFDGLTPIYPLERLTLETEKTGIATRIIDLIAPLGKGQRGLIVSPPKAGKTTLLKRIANSITANSPDTELLVLLIDERPEEVTDMQRSVAGEVVSSTFDEPPENHVKVADMVLERAKRLVEHKKDVIILMDSITRLARAHNLVVPPSGRTLSGGVDPSALHKPKRFFGAARNIEEGGSLTILATALVETGSRMDDVIFEEFKGTGNMELILDRRLAERRVFPAIDVKRSGTRKEELLLNKEELELTWKFRHTTNNKAPHEVTEMLIDALKKTSRNADLLRVLPQLFP, encoded by the coding sequence ATGAATATTTCCGATCTTGAAGGTAAGACCATGGCGGAGCTTTTAAAAGTGGCCCGCGGGCTTGAGGTTTCCGGATACTCTAAGCTGCGTAAAAAAGAACTGATTTTTGAAATCCTTAAAGCCAAGACTGAAAAGGATGGGCATCTATTTGCTCAGGGGGTACTGGAGATACTTCCGGATGGATATGGTTTTTTACGTCCGTTCGCATACCTGCCCAGCAATGATGATATTTATGTATCCCCGTCTCAGATAAGACGTTTTGACCTGCGTACCGGGGATTTGGTAGCAGGCCAGGTGCGTCCGCCCAAGGATATGGAACGCTATTTTGCTCTGCTCAGGGTGGAAACTGTCAATAATCTGGACCCGGAATTGTCTCAGGAGAGATTGCATTTTGATGGGCTGACGCCCATTTATCCCTTGGAGCGGCTGACTCTGGAAACGGAAAAAACAGGAATAGCTACCCGCATTATTGATTTAATTGCTCCCTTGGGCAAAGGGCAAAGGGGACTAATTGTATCTCCGCCCAAGGCGGGAAAAACCACACTGTTGAAAAGGATTGCAAACAGCATTACCGCCAATTCACCGGATACAGAGTTATTGGTGCTGTTGATTGATGAGCGCCCGGAAGAGGTTACGGATATGCAGCGTTCGGTGGCTGGCGAGGTAGTCAGTTCGACCTTTGATGAACCGCCGGAAAATCATGTTAAGGTGGCGGACATGGTGCTGGAGCGCGCTAAGCGCCTGGTTGAGCACAAGAAAGATGTCATCATCCTGATGGACAGCATTACCCGTCTGGCACGGGCTCATAACTTAGTGGTGCCCCCCAGTGGGCGGACATTGTCAGGCGGGGTGGACCCCTCTGCGCTGCATAAGCCAAAACGGTTTTTTGGTGCGGCCAGGAATATCGAAGAAGGGGGCAGCTTGACTATCTTGGCTACTGCCCTGGTAGAGACCGGCAGCCGCATGGATGATGTCATTTTCGAGGAGTTTAAAGGCACCGGTAATATGGAACTTATACTTGACCGCCGCTTGGCGGAAAGAAGGGTGTTCCCGGCTATAGATGTTAAACGATCAGGTACCCGAAAGGAAGAGCTGCTGTTAAATAAAGAGGAACTGGAGCTCACCTGGAAGTTTAGGCATACTACCAATAATAAGGCGCCTCATGAAGTGACGGAAATGCTGATTGATGCTCTAAAGAAAACCAGCAGAAATGCCGACCTTTTACGGGTGCTGCCCCAGCTGTTTCCGTAA